A window of the Lactuca sativa cultivar Salinas chromosome 7, Lsat_Salinas_v11, whole genome shotgun sequence genome harbors these coding sequences:
- the LOC111877821 gene encoding glucan endo-1,3-beta-glucosidase 14, with protein sequence MKVSRSFSRCLLLLLLLFVQKGYVASKPFTGTYGINYGRIADNIPSPNEVVRLLKAAKIKNVRIYDYDHSVLDAFKGSGLDLVIGLPNGMVKDLSNNPDHALTWVKDNVQSYLPSTHIVGIAVGNEVLGGGDLDLQTSLFPAIKNIYNATQKLNLDSIVQITTAHSQAVFGTSYPPSSCVFKQDVSQNMKKLLELFSQMGSPFCLNAYPFLAYMGSPDQIDINYALFNPTQGIYDEKTNLHYDNMLDAQIDAAYAALEDAGFGKMEVVVTETGWASHGDANEEAATLDNARTYNYNLRKRLAKRKGTPRRPKSMLKAYIFALFNENSKPGPTSERNFGLYKPDGSITYDIGFPPLKSSSSSSSLLSIKEIGAQSWHWSYISVLSSCVSMLFLFLRL encoded by the exons ATGAAGGTTTCCCGATCCTTTAGTCGATGTCTTCTTCTGCTTTTGCTCCTTTTTGTTCAAAAAG gGTATGTGGCATCCAAACCATTCACAGGGACTTATGGTATAAACTATGGAAGAATCGCAGACAACATCCCTTCTCCTAATGAAGTTGTAAGGCTTCTCAAAGCTGCTAAGATAAAAAACGTACGAATATACGATTATGATCACAGTGTTCTTGATGCATTCAAGGGTAGTGGTCTCGATTTAGTAATCGGACTCCCAAACGGAATGGTGAAAGACCTAAGCAATAATCCCGATCATGCCCTTACATGGGTCAAAGACAATGTCCAATCATACCTACCTTCAACACACATTGTTGGAATTGCAGTTGGAAACGAAGTTCTAGGAGGTGGTGATCTTGATCTTCAAACATCTCTATTTCCTGCAATCAAAAACATCTACAACGCAACACAAAAGTTAAACCTAGACTCCATAGTTCAAATCACAACAGCACATTCACAAGCTGTGTTTGGAACTTCATATCCTCCATCTTCATGTGTCTTCAAACAAGACGTTTCACAAAACATGAAGAAACTTCTGGAATTATTTTCACAAATGGGATCCCCTTTCTGTTTAAACGCATACCCTTTTTTAGCATACATGGGAAGCCCAGATCAGATTGATATTAACTACGCTCTTTTCAACCCAACTCAAGGCATATACGATGAAAAAACAAATCTTCATTATGACAACATGCTTGATGCTCAAATCGATGCAGCATATGCTGCACTTGAAGATGCAGGATTTGGGAAAATGGAGGTTGTTGTTACAGAAACAGGATGGGCTTCTCATGGAGATGCAAATGAAGAAGCTGCAACTTTGGATAATGCAAGAACTTATAATTATAATTTGCGTAAAAGACTTGCTAAAAGGAAGGGGACGCCACGTAGGCCTAAAAGTATGTTGAAGGCGTATATTTTTGCTTTATTTAATGAGAATTCTAAACCGGGTCCCACCTCTGAAAGAAATTTTGGTTTGTATAAACCTGATGGAAGTATCACGTATGATATTGGGTTTCCACCTctcaaatcttcttcttcttcttcttctcttctatcaATCAAG gAAATTGGAGCTCAAAGTTGGCATTggtcatatatctcggttttatCTTCGTGTGTGTCAATGTTGTTTTTATTTCTAAGATTGTGA
- the LOC111877794 gene encoding cucumber peeling cupredoxin-like — MRWELIYVYNLVGFMSVMVACMHLHDTTVQTTRHVVGDALGWTILSGRASAYTTWVSLQTFTVDDILAFNFTNGDHDVAEVSATAYDPCTTTNPISLATTGPASLTLTIDGTHYYICTFTSHCQLCQKLTINVSADASTTPPSATPTTSASPPTTIPTPQTLVPTTSASPPTTTPTTPDVPCLPTSSPSSSPSSPPTVVTSDRITPPPPPIGGAPSFSAMVSASFLIIGLTFLNY, encoded by the coding sequence ATGCGATGGgaattaatatatgtatataatttagTGGGGTTCATGTCAGTAATggttgcatgcatgcaccttcACGACACCACAGTGCAGACGACCAGGCATGTTGTTGGTGACGCCTTGGGATGGACCATTCTTTCTGGCAGGGCATCTGCTTATACCACTTGGGTATCACTTCAAACATTCACCGTCGACGACATTCTCGCCTTTAACTTCACCAACGGAGATCACGACGTTGCGGAGGTTTCAGCAACGGCGTACGACCCATGCACAACCACCAATCCCATCTCCCTTGCAACCACTGGCCCCGCCTCCCTTACCTTGACCATCGACGGAACCCACTATTACATCTGCACATTCACAAGCCACTGCCAACTTTGTCAGAAGTTAACCATCAACGTCTCCGCTGACGCATCTACCACTCCACCATCAGCAACACCCACAACATCGGCGTCTCCACCTACCACCATTCCTACACCTCAAACACTTGTACCCACAACATCAGCATCTCCACCGACCACCACCCCCACAACACCCGATGTTCCTTGTCTCCCCACCTCATCTCCAAGCTCCAGCCCATCATCACCACCAACCGTCGTAACGTCTGACAGGATcactccacctccaccacctattGGAGGAGCTCCATCTTTCTCTGCCATGGTATCTGCCAGTTTCTTGATAATTGGCTTGACTTTCTTGAACTATTAA